In Asanoa sp. WMMD1127, one genomic interval encodes:
- a CDS encoding DUF1152 domain-containing protein — MWLANNDLPSTVYAFPQIGVRPLRAAYQGLVDRLGIDAIVLVDGGTDILLRGDEAGLGTPAEDMTSLAAVAGLDTVPVRLVACIGFGIDAYHGVNHTQVLENIADLDAAGAYLGAFSVPSRSTEAALYRAAVAHAQAATPLRPSIVNGQIAAALAGRHGDVRFTRRTSDTRLFVNPLMAMYFTFDLAGIAARNLYLDRLEQTVGMRQVWTRIEQFRAEITPRTPRAFPH; from the coding sequence GTGTGGCTGGCGAACAACGACCTACCCTCCACCGTGTACGCCTTCCCGCAGATCGGTGTCCGGCCGCTGCGTGCGGCGTACCAAGGCCTGGTCGACCGGCTCGGCATCGACGCGATCGTGCTCGTCGACGGCGGCACCGACATTCTGCTGCGCGGCGACGAGGCCGGCCTGGGCACGCCGGCCGAGGACATGACCAGCCTCGCCGCCGTCGCCGGCCTCGACACGGTGCCCGTGCGGCTCGTGGCGTGCATCGGCTTCGGCATCGACGCCTATCACGGGGTCAACCACACCCAGGTCCTCGAGAACATCGCCGACCTGGACGCCGCGGGCGCGTACCTCGGCGCCTTCTCCGTGCCGAGCCGATCCACGGAGGCGGCGCTCTACCGCGCCGCGGTCGCCCACGCCCAGGCCGCGACGCCGCTGCGTCCCAGCATCGTCAACGGCCAGATCGCCGCGGCGCTCGCGGGTCGGCACGGCGACGTCCGCTTCACCCGGCGCACGAGCGACACGCGCCTGTTCGTCAACCCGCTGATGGCGATGTACTTCACCTTCGACCTCGCGGGCATCGCGGCACGGAACCTCTACCTGGACCGGCTCGAGCAGACTGTCGGCATGCGCCAGGTCTGGACCCGCATAGAGCAGTTCCGCGCCGAGATCACACCACGGACGCCTCGGGCCTTCCCGCACTGA
- a CDS encoding phytanoyl-CoA dioxygenase family protein, which yields MLSSPQRAAFALHGLLRLPAALPDPDVAAMRDRFWSFLTAEHGLRPDDPVTWTVEHPRHLQALRRSGAFAPLGGAQVVGALDDLLGVWRRPTSWGLPLVTFPRTGRWRLPATGWHVDSYGPEHDLPGVTVFAFLLPVAAAGGGTAVLAGSHHLVNRHIATTGTWRPAEVKAALTAAHPWLRETWRGNREPGDEAVLDGISVEVRELTGNPGDVVLMHPRTLHAPSPNTGPTPRMMLVEIISRLSAGRPEASVV from the coding sequence ATGCTCTCTTCGCCGCAACGCGCCGCGTTCGCGCTTCATGGGCTGTTGCGGCTGCCGGCCGCCCTGCCCGACCCGGACGTCGCCGCCATGCGTGACCGGTTCTGGTCATTCCTGACGGCCGAGCACGGACTGCGGCCTGACGACCCGGTGACGTGGACGGTCGAGCATCCCCGCCACCTCCAGGCGTTGCGGCGGTCGGGCGCGTTCGCGCCGCTGGGCGGCGCACAGGTGGTCGGCGCGCTCGACGATCTGTTGGGTGTCTGGCGGCGCCCGACCTCCTGGGGCCTGCCGCTGGTCACCTTCCCCCGCACCGGCCGCTGGCGACTGCCGGCCACCGGCTGGCACGTCGACTCGTACGGGCCCGAGCACGACCTCCCGGGCGTGACCGTCTTCGCGTTCCTGCTCCCGGTGGCCGCGGCCGGCGGCGGCACGGCCGTGCTGGCCGGCTCGCACCACCTGGTCAACCGGCACATCGCCACGACCGGCACCTGGCGACCGGCCGAGGTGAAGGCCGCCCTCACCGCCGCGCACCCGTGGCTGCGCGAAACCTGGCGCGGCAACCGCGAACCAGGCGACGAGGCCGTCCTGGACGGAATCAGCGTCGAGGTACGCGAACTGACCGGGAACCCCGGCGACGTGGTCCTCATGCACCCGCGCACCCTGCACGCGCCGTCCCCCAACACCGGTCCCACCCCGCGGATGATGCTGGTCGAGATCATCTCCCGGCTCAGTGCGGGAAGGCCCGAGGCGTCCGTGGTGTGA
- a CDS encoding beta-L-arabinofuranosidase domain-containing protein produces the protein MPSAGPVAPTAAAACRLRPLPLGAVRITGGPWAARQHVNRTVAIPAGRTDSGHVCQWLEALAWEYARQPAPDLLSAQREATAELLATRPPPTADLIHAAIAQVRATGDRDLLAVATDVTDDDPDAARALVELFRETDNRRFLDLAGKLVKHDTAQAAAGAADVATECDDRELLETLAARFAATALTADHAYPMVQWAWRMLLATGDPRYAHATDRLLHNGFAAGPARDTRRILSTMDNYLATADADGVQIQLHAPCVLTARLGDGRITLAVEIARTDVTVRVCETPAREWTLSLRVPPWATRAELTVAGGRPQPTRAGTYADVERAWRPGDELTLRAR, from the coding sequence ATGCCGAGCGCGGGGCCTGTCGCCCCCACCGCCGCCGCGGCCTGCAGGCTGCGTCCGCTGCCGCTCGGGGCCGTCCGGATCACCGGCGGGCCGTGGGCGGCCCGCCAGCACGTCAACCGGACCGTCGCGATCCCCGCCGGCCGCACCGACTCCGGGCACGTCTGCCAGTGGCTCGAAGCCCTCGCCTGGGAGTACGCCAGGCAGCCCGCGCCCGATCTCCTGAGCGCTCAGCGGGAGGCCACCGCCGAGCTGCTCGCGACCCGGCCCCCGCCGACCGCCGACCTGATCCACGCCGCTATCGCCCAGGTGAGGGCGACCGGCGACCGCGACCTCCTCGCCGTCGCCACCGACGTAACCGACGACGACCCCGACGCGGCGAGGGCGCTCGTCGAGCTGTTCCGCGAGACCGACAACCGCCGCTTCCTCGACCTGGCCGGCAAGCTCGTGAAACACGACACCGCCCAGGCCGCGGCCGGCGCCGCGGACGTCGCCACCGAGTGTGACGACCGTGAGCTGCTCGAGACGCTGGCCGCCCGGTTCGCCGCCACCGCGTTGACCGCCGACCACGCGTACCCCATGGTGCAATGGGCCTGGCGCATGCTGCTCGCGACCGGTGACCCACGCTACGCCCATGCCACCGATCGCCTGCTGCACAACGGTTTCGCCGCCGGCCCCGCCCGTGACACCAGGCGGATCCTGTCCACCATGGACAACTACCTCGCCACCGCCGACGCTGACGGCGTCCAGATCCAGCTGCACGCGCCGTGCGTGCTGACCGCTCGGCTGGGCGACGGCCGCATCACGCTCGCCGTCGAGATCGCCAGAACCGACGTGACGGTACGCGTGTGCGAGACCCCGGCCAGGGAATGGACGCTGTCGCTGCGGGTGCCGCCCTGGGCCACCCGCGCCGAGCTGACCGTCGCCGGCGGGCGACCACAGCCGACCCGCGCCGGCACCTACGCCGACGTCGAACGCGCCTGGCGACCCGGTGACGAGCTCACGCTGCGCGCACGGTGA
- a CDS encoding extracellular solute-binding protein has translation MTLDPDRRESTGGWSRRRLLGAAAAAVGLGATAGCSSVASGLTAARDTGTLDYWNLFGGGDGVRMQQMLDAFQQEHPGIELAAVTLAWGNPYYTKLSLATLGDRPPEVAISHLTRMKNLVRADLLEELRPEDLARHGMTPDKFNQRAWEAGLVDGKAYAIPIDTHPFVMFYNTDICQEAGLLDAGGKLKPIDSPEAFVDAMRKAKEVTGTVGGVVAFVSETSTPWRMFQSFYSQLGGQMLADDGTRVVIDDAKATQVLEFMQALTRDGLFPNPIDYQGSIAMFANGDAGFFFQGEWEITTFQTAKLPFSMTLFPNVFGGGNYAVQADSHTFVLPRQPHRDQARIDRSLTFVRSMLDQSKTWTEGGHVPLWLPFAQSSEFAQMTPQSNYASAADAAAYDAEGWYSGSGSNFEIITGSAIGDVLAGASTPQQAIAQMRGSLEQLAATASPL, from the coding sequence ATGACGCTTGATCCTGATCGGCGAGAATCGACCGGCGGCTGGTCCCGACGCCGCCTGCTGGGCGCCGCGGCGGCGGCCGTCGGGCTCGGCGCGACCGCCGGGTGCTCGTCGGTGGCCAGCGGCCTCACCGCCGCCCGGGACACCGGGACCCTGGACTACTGGAACCTGTTCGGCGGCGGCGACGGCGTGCGCATGCAGCAGATGCTCGACGCCTTCCAGCAGGAGCACCCCGGGATCGAGCTCGCCGCGGTCACGCTGGCCTGGGGCAATCCCTACTACACGAAGCTGTCGCTGGCCACGCTCGGGGACCGCCCGCCGGAGGTCGCCATCTCGCACCTAACCCGGATGAAGAACCTCGTGCGGGCCGACCTGCTGGAGGAGCTCCGCCCCGAAGACCTGGCCCGGCACGGGATGACGCCGGACAAGTTCAACCAGCGGGCGTGGGAGGCGGGTCTGGTCGACGGCAAGGCGTACGCGATTCCGATCGACACCCACCCGTTCGTGATGTTCTACAACACCGACATCTGCCAGGAGGCCGGCCTGCTCGACGCGGGCGGCAAGCTCAAGCCGATCGACAGCCCCGAGGCGTTCGTCGACGCCATGCGCAAGGCGAAGGAGGTCACCGGCACGGTCGGCGGGGTGGTCGCGTTCGTCTCGGAAACCTCGACGCCGTGGCGGATGTTCCAGTCGTTCTACTCGCAGCTCGGCGGGCAGATGCTGGCCGACGACGGCACGCGGGTGGTGATCGACGACGCGAAGGCGACGCAGGTCCTCGAGTTCATGCAGGCGCTCACCCGCGACGGGTTGTTCCCGAACCCGATCGACTACCAGGGCTCGATCGCGATGTTCGCCAACGGCGACGCCGGCTTCTTCTTCCAGGGCGAGTGGGAGATCACGACCTTCCAGACCGCGAAGCTGCCGTTCAGCATGACGCTGTTCCCGAACGTGTTCGGCGGCGGCAACTACGCCGTGCAGGCCGACTCGCACACCTTCGTGCTGCCCCGCCAGCCGCACCGCGACCAGGCCCGGATCGACCGCTCCCTGACCTTCGTGCGGTCCATGTTGGACCAGTCGAAGACGTGGACCGAGGGCGGCCACGTGCCGCTGTGGCTGCCGTTCGCCCAGAGCAGCGAGTTCGCGCAGATGACGCCGCAGTCCAACTACGCCTCGGCCGCCGACGCGGCCGCGTACGACGCCGAAGGCTGGTACTCCGGCTCCGGCTCCAACTTCGAGATCATCACCGGCTCCGCCATCGGCGACGTTCTGGCCGGCGCCTCGACACCGCAACAAGCCATCGCACAGATGCGCGGCAGCCTGGAGCAGTTGGCTGCCACCGCGTCGCCGCTGTAG
- a CDS encoding sugar ABC transporter permease: MSTQTSPQTETDTGRGIAPTAPPPGAPARQGRPAAAFLAPFVVLYLAFVIGPALYGLVLSFTDASLVKPGLNGAAGFGNYTEALGSADFWSSLWHTLWFTILTTPPLVILGFGLALLANRVGRGRWFYRLAFFAPYILPSAVVALIWMWLYTPALGLFDTAITKLGMTPPSWLGDAAWAMPSLAITTIWWTLGFNFVLYLAGLQEIPRDLYEAAAMDGASPWQQIRRITIPMLGRTTTLVAVLQVIASLKVFDQMYLMTAGGPNFATRSILQYVYDEGFTNYRVGYAAAVSMLFFLVVLAVSAIWFTLVRRQERVM; encoded by the coding sequence GTGTCCACACAGACCTCACCCCAGACCGAGACCGACACCGGTCGCGGCATCGCGCCGACCGCGCCCCCGCCGGGAGCGCCGGCGCGGCAGGGGCGGCCGGCGGCGGCGTTCCTCGCCCCCTTCGTGGTCCTCTATCTGGCCTTCGTCATCGGCCCGGCGCTCTACGGGCTGGTGCTCAGCTTCACCGACGCCAGCCTGGTCAAGCCGGGCCTCAACGGCGCGGCCGGGTTCGGCAACTACACCGAGGCGTTGGGCAGCGCCGACTTCTGGTCGTCGCTGTGGCACACGCTGTGGTTCACGATCCTGACCACGCCGCCGCTCGTCATCCTCGGGTTCGGGCTGGCGCTGCTGGCCAACCGGGTCGGGCGGGGACGGTGGTTCTACCGGCTGGCGTTCTTCGCGCCGTACATCCTGCCGTCCGCGGTGGTGGCGCTGATCTGGATGTGGCTCTACACCCCGGCGCTCGGCCTGTTCGACACGGCGATCACCAAGCTGGGCATGACGCCGCCGAGCTGGTTGGGTGACGCCGCCTGGGCGATGCCGTCGCTGGCCATCACCACCATCTGGTGGACGCTCGGCTTCAACTTCGTGCTCTACCTCGCCGGTCTGCAGGAGATCCCGCGCGACCTCTACGAAGCGGCCGCGATGGACGGGGCGAGCCCGTGGCAGCAGATCCGCCGCATCACCATCCCGATGCTCGGCCGCACCACCACACTGGTCGCGGTGCTGCAGGTCATCGCCTCGCTCAAGGTCTTCGACCAGATGTACCTGATGACGGCGGGCGGCCCGAACTTCGCCACCCGCTCGATCCTCCAGTACGTCTACGACGAGGGCTTCACCAACTACCGGGTCGGCTACGCCGCCGCCGTGTCGATGCTGTTCTTCCTCGTGGTGCTCGCGGTCTCGGCGATCTGGTTCACGCTGGTGCGCCGGCAGGAGAGGGTGATGTGA
- a CDS encoding carbohydrate ABC transporter permease — protein MASTTTDAGVTMERIHSREKLFNRICAGVLIAFALLWLVPLLWAVDTAIKPNAETTRTTWLIDNPTFDAFTRTLRDTDMWSWYGASFIVSSLAALGTVVVASMAAFALSRLRFRYKNVVFWAILAGIMIPGQVLIVPWFREFDALRLLNTYWAVILPQIPAAIAVFIFKQFFDGLPRDLEEAARMDGAGFFRVYRRIVLPLARPAVAAVAIFTFVTTWNDLLWPLLVLSNPDLMTVPVGLATVQGAFGIRYADTMASAILGAIPLVAVFLLFQRQIVQGIAGSGLKG, from the coding sequence ATGGCCAGCACGACGACCGACGCCGGCGTGACGATGGAGCGGATCCACAGCCGGGAGAAGCTGTTCAACCGCATCTGCGCCGGCGTGCTGATCGCGTTCGCGCTGCTGTGGCTCGTGCCGTTGCTGTGGGCGGTGGACACGGCGATCAAGCCGAACGCCGAGACGACCCGCACCACCTGGCTCATCGACAACCCGACGTTCGACGCGTTCACCCGCACCCTGCGTGACACCGACATGTGGAGCTGGTACGGCGCCTCGTTCATCGTCTCCAGCCTCGCCGCGCTCGGCACGGTGGTGGTGGCCAGCATGGCCGCGTTCGCCCTGTCGCGCCTGCGGTTCCGCTACAAGAACGTGGTCTTCTGGGCCATCCTCGCCGGCATCATGATTCCCGGCCAGGTGCTGATCGTGCCGTGGTTCCGCGAGTTCGACGCGCTGCGGCTGCTCAACACCTACTGGGCGGTGATCCTGCCGCAGATCCCGGCCGCCATCGCGGTGTTCATCTTCAAGCAGTTCTTCGACGGTCTGCCCCGCGACCTCGAGGAGGCGGCCAGGATGGACGGGGCCGGCTTCTTCCGCGTCTACCGGCGGATCGTGCTGCCGCTGGCCCGGCCCGCGGTCGCCGCCGTCGCCATCTTCACGTTCGTCACGACCTGGAACGACCTGCTGTGGCCACTGCTCGTGCTGAGCAACCCGGACCTGATGACCGTCCCGGTCGGCCTGGCGACGGTCCAGGGCGCCTTCGGCATCCGGTACGCGGACACGATGGCCTCCGCGATCCTCGGCGCGATCCCGCTCGTGGCCGTCTTCCTGCTCTTCCAGCGCCAGATCGTCCAGGGCATCGCCGGCTCCGGACTCAAGGGCTAA
- a CDS encoding alpha-N-arabinofuranosidase: MHFAALTVDPAFRVGEVDPRLYGSFVEHLGRCVYDGIHEPGHAEADEHGFRRDVAALTRELGVPIVRYPGGNFVSGYHWEDGIGPVAERPTRIDLAWRSIEPNHVGVDEFQRWAGSVGAESMMAVNLGTRGIDAARNLVEYCNHPSGTYWSDRRRANGAAEPHGIKVWCLGNEMDGPWQIGHKTALEYGRLAAEAGKAMRLVDPSIELVACGSSGRGMPTFGSWEATVLGETYDVADYVSLHAYYQERDGDRGSFLASAVDMDAFIEAVIATADHVRAAGRHRKRINLSFDEWNVWYQSDFAGEENLPIQRTPRLIEDVYSVTDAVVVGNLLISLLKHADRVRIGCQAQLVNVIGLIMTEPGGPAWRQSSYHPFALTSRHGRGTVLRTEPTGPTYETAVHGEVPVLDAVAVHGDEGVVLFAVNRDQERELTLDVDARSLPELAVAEHVTLADDDPDAVNTAAAPDRVAPRRLDPPKVDGGRVQAVLPPLSWNMIRLTR, translated from the coding sequence GTGCACTTCGCCGCGCTCACCGTCGATCCCGCGTTCCGCGTCGGAGAGGTGGATCCGCGCCTCTACGGCAGCTTCGTGGAGCACCTCGGCCGCTGTGTCTACGACGGCATCCACGAGCCCGGTCACGCGGAGGCCGACGAACACGGCTTCCGGCGCGACGTCGCCGCGCTGACCCGCGAGCTGGGCGTGCCGATCGTGCGCTACCCGGGCGGCAACTTCGTGTCCGGCTACCACTGGGAGGACGGCATCGGGCCGGTCGCCGAGCGGCCGACGCGGATCGATCTCGCGTGGCGGAGCATCGAGCCCAACCACGTGGGCGTCGACGAGTTCCAGCGGTGGGCCGGCTCGGTCGGTGCGGAGTCGATGATGGCGGTCAACCTGGGCACGCGCGGCATCGACGCCGCCCGCAACCTGGTGGAGTACTGCAACCACCCGTCCGGCACCTACTGGTCGGACCGGCGGCGGGCCAACGGGGCGGCCGAGCCGCACGGCATCAAGGTCTGGTGTCTGGGCAACGAGATGGACGGTCCCTGGCAGATCGGCCACAAGACGGCGCTCGAATACGGCCGGTTGGCGGCCGAGGCCGGCAAGGCGATGCGGCTGGTCGACCCGTCGATCGAGCTGGTCGCGTGCGGCAGTTCAGGGCGGGGCATGCCGACGTTCGGGTCGTGGGAGGCGACCGTGCTCGGCGAGACCTACGACGTGGCCGACTACGTCTCGCTGCACGCCTACTACCAGGAGCGCGACGGCGACCGCGGCAGCTTCCTGGCGTCGGCGGTCGACATGGACGCGTTCATCGAGGCGGTGATCGCGACGGCCGACCACGTGCGCGCGGCTGGCCGCCACCGCAAGCGGATCAACCTGTCGTTCGACGAGTGGAACGTCTGGTACCAGAGCGACTTCGCCGGCGAGGAGAACCTGCCGATCCAGCGGACGCCGAGGCTGATCGAGGACGTCTACTCCGTGACCGACGCCGTGGTGGTCGGCAACCTGCTGATCAGCCTGCTCAAGCACGCCGACCGGGTGCGCATCGGCTGTCAGGCCCAGCTCGTCAACGTGATCGGGCTGATCATGACCGAGCCCGGCGGGCCGGCGTGGCGGCAAAGCAGCTACCACCCGTTCGCCCTGACCTCCCGGCACGGCCGCGGCACGGTGCTGCGCACGGAGCCGACCGGCCCGACGTACGAGACCGCGGTGCACGGCGAGGTGCCGGTGCTCGACGCGGTGGCGGTGCACGGCGACGAAGGTGTGGTGCTGTTCGCGGTCAACCGCGACCAGGAGCGGGAGCTGACGCTCGACGTCGACGCCCGGTCACTGCCGGAGCTGGCCGTGGCCGAGCACGTCACGCTGGCCGACGACGACCCGGACGCGGTCAACACCGCGGCCGCGCCCGACCGCGTGGCGCCGCGTCGCCTCGACCCGCCGAAGGTCGACGGTGGACGGGTTCAGGCCGTCCTGCCGCCCCTCTCGTGGAACATGATCCGGCTAACTCGCTAG
- a CDS encoding LysR substrate-binding domain-containing protein encodes MAELGASPAFHRQIAPVNRPTSGVPDAVAAARIELRQLRYFVSLAEELHFGRAAAREHIVQSALSQQVQRLERTLGVLLVRRTTRHIELTPAGARFLLEARQILEHVDRAAGLAQGLTETPPALRVGLLDDGYEAARPVLRALRDRHPDVEVHQVQAGVPEQCRLLADGRLDVGIGRSCGAPAQIASELFRLDPLGVLVPDGHRLARLPVVPVTALADEPVLLPDESRAPELAEFVAEVCRAAGFVPRAHPGTVQNLRAAVDLVAAGACVMCAPASSADLAAPTRWRPLAPAVPRYPWSVLWRAERPSPEVRAFVAIARELSRAEGWRDPRRVELAS; translated from the coding sequence ATGGCCGAGTTGGGCGCATCCCCCGCCTTCCATCGCCAGATCGCACCCGTCAACCGACCGACCTCCGGCGTCCCGGACGCCGTCGCCGCGGCCCGCATCGAGCTGCGCCAGCTGCGCTACTTCGTCTCCCTGGCCGAGGAGCTGCACTTCGGGCGGGCCGCCGCCCGGGAGCACATCGTGCAGTCCGCGCTCAGCCAACAGGTCCAGCGGCTCGAGCGCACCCTGGGCGTGCTGCTCGTGCGGCGCACCACCCGGCACATCGAGCTGACGCCGGCCGGCGCCCGGTTCCTGCTGGAGGCGCGGCAGATCCTGGAGCACGTCGACCGGGCCGCCGGGCTCGCCCAGGGGCTGACCGAGACGCCGCCCGCGCTGCGGGTCGGGCTGCTCGACGACGGCTACGAGGCCGCCCGGCCGGTGCTCCGGGCGCTCCGCGACCGCCATCCGGATGTCGAGGTGCACCAGGTCCAGGCGGGCGTTCCCGAACAGTGCCGGCTGCTCGCCGACGGGCGCCTCGACGTCGGCATCGGGCGCAGCTGCGGCGCGCCGGCGCAGATCGCGTCCGAGTTGTTCCGGCTCGACCCGCTCGGCGTGCTGGTGCCCGACGGCCATCGGCTGGCCCGGCTGCCCGTCGTGCCGGTCACGGCGCTGGCGGACGAGCCCGTGCTGCTGCCGGACGAGTCCCGGGCGCCGGAGCTCGCCGAGTTCGTCGCCGAGGTCTGCCGGGCGGCGGGCTTCGTGCCCAGGGCTCACCCCGGCACCGTGCAGAACCTGCGCGCCGCCGTCGACCTGGTGGCGGCCGGCGCCTGCGTGATGTGCGCGCCCGCGTCGAGCGCGGACCTGGCGGCGCCGACCCGGTGGCGCCCCCTCGCCCCGGCCGTACCGCGCTATCCGTGGTCGGTGCTGTGGCGCGCGGAACGGCCGTCGCCGGAGGTGCGCGCGTTCGTCGCCATCGCCCGGGAGCTGTCCCGGGCCGAGGGCTGGCGGGATCCGCGCCGCGTCGAGCTAGCGAGTTAG
- a CDS encoding LacI family DNA-binding transcriptional regulator has translation MAGTADGDRAPRRPATMADVARRVGLSHQTVSRVLNDHPLVRPDTRARVLKAIEDLGYRRNSAARALVTRRSQTLGVITFNSTLYGPASTLFGIEQAARDAGFVVTIDSLTALTATSVRAALDRLGKQAVEGIIVIAPLSGTAEVLAALAGELPAVVVEGGTVPGLGAVSVDQEDGSRRVTRHLLDQGASTVWHVAGPGDWIEAEGRVLGWRRELRAAGATVHRPLRGTWSPSSGYEAGRRLAARDDVEAVFVANDQMALGLLRAFHEAGVRVPGDVLVAGFDDVPEAAYFTPPLTTVRQDFTTVGRRSIELLVEQVAAGRPLERRAVVPAELVIRQSSIR, from the coding sequence GTGGCTGGCACCGCCGATGGGGACCGGGCGCCGCGCCGGCCCGCGACGATGGCCGATGTCGCCCGGCGGGTGGGCCTGTCCCACCAGACCGTCTCGCGGGTGCTCAACGACCATCCGCTCGTGCGGCCCGACACCCGCGCCCGCGTGCTCAAGGCGATCGAAGACCTCGGCTACCGCCGCAACTCCGCCGCTCGCGCTCTCGTCACCCGGCGCTCGCAGACGCTCGGCGTGATCACCTTCAACAGCACGCTGTACGGCCCGGCCAGCACCCTCTTCGGCATCGAACAGGCCGCCCGCGACGCCGGCTTCGTGGTCACCATCGACAGCCTGACCGCGCTCACCGCGACGTCCGTCCGCGCGGCCCTCGACCGGCTGGGCAAGCAGGCGGTCGAGGGCATCATCGTGATCGCGCCGCTGTCCGGCACCGCCGAGGTGCTGGCGGCGCTGGCCGGCGAGCTGCCGGCGGTGGTGGTCGAGGGCGGCACGGTCCCCGGCCTCGGCGCGGTCAGCGTCGACCAGGAGGACGGCTCCCGGCGGGTGACGCGGCACCTGCTCGACCAGGGCGCGTCCACCGTGTGGCACGTGGCCGGGCCGGGCGACTGGATCGAGGCCGAGGGCCGGGTGCTCGGCTGGCGGCGTGAGCTGCGTGCGGCCGGCGCCACCGTGCACCGGCCGCTGCGGGGCACCTGGAGCCCGTCGTCGGGCTACGAGGCCGGGCGCCGGCTCGCGGCGCGCGACGACGTCGAGGCCGTGTTCGTCGCCAACGACCAGATGGCGCTCGGGCTGCTCCGGGCGTTCCACGAGGCGGGCGTACGCGTACCCGGCGACGTGCTGGTGGCCGGCTTCGACGACGTGCCCGAGGCCGCCTATTTCACGCCGCCGCTGACCACCGTGCGGCAGGACTTCACCACCGTCGGCCGGCGCAGCATCGAGCTGCTGGTCGAGCAGGTGGCGGCCGGTCGACCGCTGGAGCGCCGGGCGGTCGTGCCGGCCGAGCTGGTGATCCGGCAGAGCTCCATCCGCTGA